From a region of the Burkholderia lata genome:
- a CDS encoding LysR family transcriptional regulator — protein MLNPVWLNTFAIVTNCRSFTEAGRQLGLNQSSVSEHIRRLEESVGRRLFVRDTHSIAMTADGEALLVHANVILQALNRAESQFRKPRLQGLVRLGAPDDLALVALPDVLAGFRAAHPDVALEITTGMTSRLYEGLDAGALDLMIGKRRLGERRGTPLLRTRLEWVARPGTVVDPERPLPLVLVAEPSVTRAIVLNALAEKGIGWEVVCSSSSQPGCIAAARAGLGLTATSHYLSTRGLAPLVNGDALPVLPDIEFIALAAKRLSQPARTLLELLEASDLSTPGADA, from the coding sequence ATGCTCAATCCCGTCTGGCTCAACACGTTCGCGATCGTCACGAACTGCCGCAGCTTCACCGAAGCAGGCCGGCAGCTCGGGCTCAACCAGTCGAGCGTCAGCGAACACATCCGTCGTCTCGAAGAGAGCGTCGGCCGGCGGCTGTTCGTGCGCGACACGCATTCGATCGCGATGACGGCCGACGGCGAGGCGCTGCTCGTGCATGCGAACGTGATCCTGCAGGCGCTCAACCGTGCGGAATCGCAGTTCCGCAAGCCGAGGCTGCAAGGGCTGGTGCGGCTCGGCGCACCGGACGACCTCGCGCTCGTCGCGTTGCCGGATGTGCTGGCCGGGTTTCGCGCCGCGCACCCGGACGTCGCACTGGAGATCACCACCGGCATGACGAGCCGGCTCTATGAAGGGCTGGATGCGGGCGCGCTCGACCTGATGATCGGCAAGCGGCGGCTCGGCGAGCGGCGCGGCACGCCGCTGCTACGCACGCGGCTCGAATGGGTCGCGCGGCCCGGCACCGTCGTCGATCCGGAGCGGCCGCTGCCGCTCGTGCTGGTGGCCGAGCCGAGCGTGACGCGGGCGATCGTCCTGAACGCGCTCGCGGAGAAGGGGATCGGCTGGGAAGTCGTGTGTTCGAGCAGCAGCCAGCCGGGCTGCATCGCGGCCGCACGCGCGGGGCTCGGCCTGACCGCGACGTCGCATTATCTGTCGACGCGCGGGCTTGCGCCGCTGGTCAACGGCGACGCGCTGCCCGTGCTGCCCGACATCGAATTCATCGCGCTGGCCGCGAAGCGGCTCAGCCAGCCGGCGCGCACGCTGCTCGAATTGCTGGAAGCGAGCGACCTGAGCACGCCGGGCGCGGACGCGTAA
- a CDS encoding VOC family protein, translating to MKVSMLLYPVDDIDTALPLFVDGLGLNVKFRDGDRYCALDGGPLTIALVAGDEQIVERAALTLRVDEDDDLYAAMARVVKAGASVRVPVQAGPHEYRAVLEDKNGALLVISQKRAA from the coding sequence ATGAAGGTATCGATGCTGCTGTATCCGGTCGACGACATCGACACGGCGTTGCCGCTGTTCGTCGACGGGCTGGGCCTGAACGTGAAGTTCCGCGACGGCGACCGCTATTGCGCGCTCGACGGCGGCCCGCTGACGATCGCGCTGGTCGCGGGCGACGAGCAGATCGTCGAGCGCGCGGCGCTCACGCTGCGCGTGGACGAGGACGACGACCTGTATGCGGCGATGGCGCGGGTCGTGAAGGCCGGCGCGTCGGTGCGCGTGCCCGTGCAGGCCGGGCCGCACGAATACCGCGCGGTGCTGGAGGACAAGAACGGCGCGCTGCTGGTGATTTCGCAGAAACGGGCCGCATGA
- a CDS encoding LLM class flavin-dependent oxidoreductase encodes MKFSLIYEAQTTDASREGDHRVFKETVEQALLAEQVGFDTIWCVEHTSLTNYAHMSAPETFLAYLAGRTTRIGLGHGVVCLPPAMNHPIKVAERVALLDILSGGRVHFGVGKGGSQQEAGAFGYDLNELQPMIDESMYLVPKMFVQDEIEHDGKYIKIPKRPIHPKPFQDPHPPMYLACTNTDALLRAGQRGMGALVLGFGGPDEVAKKNAVYREAWANRKPEDQVGFRPTQHLAALCPTVVMADGQAARKIGIRGQRYFMESLAYWYTGGERPDPAKWGDDLVQADTGEMVIRSRFASEEVVVNFADPALAMMNPNHAYGTVDDCIGYVGRLQEAGVDEVLFLCQMGTVPHEAQMETIRNIGEHVIPFFNKEKERACA; translated from the coding sequence ATGAAGTTTTCCCTCATCTACGAAGCCCAGACCACCGACGCATCGCGCGAGGGCGACCACCGGGTGTTCAAGGAGACGGTCGAACAGGCGCTGCTCGCCGAGCAGGTCGGCTTCGACACGATCTGGTGCGTGGAGCACACGTCGCTGACCAACTATGCGCACATGAGCGCGCCGGAAACCTTCCTCGCCTACCTGGCCGGCCGCACGACGCGCATCGGCCTCGGGCACGGCGTCGTGTGCCTGCCGCCGGCGATGAACCATCCGATCAAGGTCGCGGAGCGCGTCGCGCTGCTCGACATCCTGTCCGGCGGCCGCGTGCACTTCGGCGTCGGCAAGGGCGGCAGCCAGCAGGAAGCCGGCGCGTTCGGCTACGACCTCAACGAACTGCAGCCGATGATCGACGAATCGATGTACCTCGTGCCGAAGATGTTCGTGCAGGACGAGATCGAGCACGACGGCAAGTACATCAAGATTCCGAAGCGTCCGATCCACCCGAAGCCGTTCCAGGATCCGCATCCGCCGATGTACCTCGCGTGTACCAACACCGATGCGCTGCTGCGCGCCGGCCAGCGCGGGATGGGCGCGCTGGTGCTCGGTTTCGGCGGCCCCGATGAAGTCGCGAAGAAGAACGCGGTGTACCGCGAAGCGTGGGCGAACCGCAAGCCGGAAGACCAGGTCGGCTTCCGCCCGACCCAGCACCTTGCCGCCCTGTGCCCGACGGTCGTGATGGCCGACGGCCAGGCCGCCCGCAAGATCGGCATCCGCGGCCAGCGCTACTTCATGGAATCGCTCGCGTACTGGTACACGGGCGGCGAGCGTCCGGACCCGGCGAAGTGGGGCGACGACCTCGTGCAGGCCGACACCGGCGAGATGGTGATCCGCTCGCGCTTCGCCTCGGAGGAAGTCGTCGTGAACTTCGCCGACCCGGCGCTCGCGATGATGAACCCGAACCACGCGTACGGCACGGTGGACGACTGCATCGGCTATGTCGGCCGCCTGCAGGAAGCCGGCGTCGACGAGGTGCTGTTCCTGTGCCAGATGGGCACGGTGCCGCACGAGGCGCAGATGGAGACGATCCGCAACATCGGCGAGCACGTGATCCCGTTCTTCAACAAGGAGAAGGAGCGCGCCTGCGCGTGA
- a CDS encoding acyl-CoA dehydrogenase family protein produces MHRDNDSNALAATLIARAEALAPTLAGRAAQAEAQGRIPAETIADMQAAGFFKVLQPKRYGGYELDPQAFFDIQMALARGCMSTAWVYGVVGVHNWQLALFDERAQQDVWGNDPATLIASTYMPVGRVTPVDGGFRLSGHWKFSSGSELCEWVFLGALVPATVAGQPPEYRTFLLPKSDYRIQQDWDVLGLRATGSHDIVVDDVFVPAYRTHKAIDGMMGTSPGLAVNDAPLFKLPFAQIFVRAVCTSCIGALQGALDDFTGYAATRVSANSGAKTTDDPGAQNACANAAVAIDEMQVLLKRNFAELMASVTGGPAVSIERRVHFRYQSAQVAERCAQAANALLRYAGGNGIYHRNPLVRRFLDLHAARAHYANNVDRFGQNLGAVMLGRENTDFFI; encoded by the coding sequence GTGCATCGCGACAACGATTCGAACGCACTGGCCGCCACGCTGATCGCCCGGGCCGAGGCACTGGCGCCGACGCTGGCCGGCCGCGCCGCGCAGGCGGAAGCGCAGGGCCGCATCCCGGCCGAGACGATCGCCGACATGCAGGCCGCCGGCTTCTTCAAGGTGCTGCAGCCGAAGCGCTACGGCGGCTACGAGCTCGATCCGCAGGCTTTCTTCGACATCCAGATGGCGCTCGCGCGCGGCTGCATGTCGACCGCGTGGGTGTACGGCGTCGTCGGCGTGCACAACTGGCAGCTCGCGCTGTTCGACGAGCGCGCGCAGCAGGACGTGTGGGGCAACGACCCGGCGACGCTGATCGCATCGACCTACATGCCGGTCGGCCGCGTGACGCCGGTCGACGGCGGCTTCCGCCTGTCGGGCCACTGGAAGTTCTCGAGCGGCAGCGAACTGTGCGAATGGGTGTTCCTCGGTGCGCTGGTGCCGGCAACCGTTGCCGGCCAGCCGCCCGAATACCGCACCTTCCTGCTGCCGAAATCCGATTACCGGATCCAGCAGGACTGGGACGTGCTCGGGCTGCGCGCGACGGGCAGCCACGACATCGTCGTCGACGACGTGTTCGTGCCCGCGTATCGCACGCACAAGGCAATCGACGGGATGATGGGCACGAGCCCGGGCCTCGCCGTCAACGACGCGCCGCTGTTCAAGCTGCCGTTCGCGCAGATCTTCGTGCGCGCGGTGTGCACGTCGTGCATCGGCGCGCTGCAGGGCGCGCTCGACGATTTCACCGGCTATGCGGCGACGCGCGTGTCGGCCAACAGCGGCGCGAAGACGACCGACGATCCGGGCGCGCAGAACGCATGCGCGAACGCGGCCGTCGCGATCGACGAGATGCAGGTGCTGCTCAAGCGCAATTTCGCGGAACTGATGGCGTCGGTCACCGGCGGCCCGGCCGTGTCGATCGAGCGCCGCGTGCATTTCCGCTACCAGTCCGCGCAGGTTGCCGAGCGTTGCGCGCAGGCGGCGAACGCGCTGCTGCGCTATGCGGGCGGCAACGGCATCTATCACCGCAATCCGCTGGTGCGCCGCTTCCTCGACCTGCACGCGGCCCGCGCGCACTACGCGAACAACGTGGACCGCTTCGGCCAGAACCTCGGCGCCGTGATGCTCGGCCGCGAGAACACCGACTTCTTCATCTGA
- a CDS encoding FAD-dependent oxidoreductase: MNDPQAQQYVFDVVVVGSGAGALLAACRAADRGLSVVVIEKTALYGGTSAVSGGGIWVPCNHHIAELGVTDSREAARGYIEACVAGESTPEKIDTYLDRAPEMLRYLESQTPVRYQSLPKYADYFQKVPGAMPGYRALDPMPFDGGLLGDEFDRLRPASPGTLIGGRVAVTSKEAHTLFSRGPGFMKLAIAQFGRYWLDIGMRRRTRRDRRLTLGNALIGGLRRALLDRNVPVWLDTPMRDLLDVDGRVTGVRAQRFGQPVTIAARRGVILGAGGFERNQPMRERYLPQPTQAQWSATPPANTGDAIAEGHRLGGALALMAHVWGAPTVGVAGEEKQRALFVERNLPGCVIVNSLGKRFVNEAAPYSEFVPAMYRDHARTGASVPAWMVFDARFRRKYPCGPIMPASMMPDSRIPAAFRDVIVKADTIDALAARIGVDAAGLHDTLRDMARYAVTGIDEAFGKGDNLFDTYYGDPQNKPNPCLGPIDQAPFYAVRIDAGDIGTKGGLVTDVHARVLRADGEPIDGLYAIGNTSASMMGASYPGAGSTLGPAMTFGYLAADHLAARAADAGGQPARPSTTELDGVRS; encoded by the coding sequence ATGAACGACCCGCAAGCACAGCAATACGTGTTCGACGTGGTGGTCGTCGGTTCGGGCGCGGGCGCGCTGCTCGCCGCGTGCCGTGCGGCCGACCGCGGCCTGTCCGTCGTCGTGATCGAGAAGACGGCGCTGTACGGCGGCACGTCGGCCGTCTCGGGCGGCGGCATCTGGGTGCCGTGCAATCACCATATCGCCGAGCTGGGCGTGACCGATTCGCGCGAGGCCGCGCGCGGCTACATCGAAGCGTGCGTGGCCGGCGAATCGACGCCCGAGAAGATCGACACCTATCTCGACCGCGCGCCGGAGATGCTGCGCTACCTGGAATCGCAGACGCCGGTGCGTTACCAGTCGCTGCCGAAGTACGCGGACTATTTCCAGAAGGTGCCGGGCGCGATGCCGGGCTACCGCGCGCTCGATCCGATGCCGTTCGACGGGGGGCTGCTCGGCGACGAATTCGACCGGCTGCGGCCGGCGTCGCCCGGCACGTTGATCGGCGGGCGCGTGGCCGTGACGTCGAAGGAGGCGCATACGCTGTTCTCGCGCGGGCCCGGCTTCATGAAGCTCGCGATCGCGCAGTTCGGCCGCTACTGGCTCGATATCGGGATGCGCCGCCGCACGCGGCGCGACCGGCGCCTGACGCTCGGCAATGCGCTGATCGGCGGGCTGCGCCGTGCGCTGCTCGACCGCAACGTGCCCGTGTGGCTCGACACGCCGATGCGCGACCTGCTCGACGTGGACGGCCGCGTGACGGGCGTGCGCGCGCAGCGCTTCGGGCAGCCCGTGACGATCGCCGCGCGGCGCGGCGTGATCCTCGGCGCGGGCGGCTTCGAGCGCAACCAGCCGATGCGCGAGCGCTACCTGCCGCAGCCGACACAGGCGCAGTGGAGCGCAACGCCGCCGGCCAACACCGGCGACGCGATCGCCGAAGGCCACCGGCTCGGCGGCGCGCTCGCGCTGATGGCGCACGTGTGGGGCGCGCCGACGGTCGGTGTCGCGGGCGAGGAGAAGCAGCGCGCGCTGTTCGTCGAACGCAACCTGCCGGGCTGCGTGATCGTGAACAGCCTCGGCAAGCGCTTCGTCAACGAAGCCGCGCCGTATTCCGAATTCGTGCCGGCGATGTATCGCGACCATGCGCGCACCGGCGCGAGCGTACCGGCGTGGATGGTGTTCGACGCGCGGTTTCGCCGCAAGTATCCGTGCGGGCCGATCATGCCGGCGTCGATGATGCCCGATTCACGGATTCCGGCCGCGTTCCGCGACGTGATCGTGAAGGCCGACACGATCGACGCGCTGGCCGCGCGCATCGGCGTCGATGCGGCCGGCCTGCACGACACGCTGCGCGACATGGCGCGCTACGCAGTCACCGGGATCGACGAAGCGTTCGGCAAGGGCGACAACCTGTTCGACACGTACTACGGCGATCCGCAGAACAAGCCGAACCCGTGCCTCGGGCCGATCGACCAGGCACCGTTCTACGCGGTGCGGATCGACGCGGGCGACATCGGCACGAAGGGCGGGCTCGTCACCGATGTGCACGCCCGCGTGCTGCGCGCCGACGGCGAGCCGATCGACGGCCTCTATGCGATCGGCAACACCAGCGCATCGATGATGGGCGCGAGCTACCCCGGCGCGGGCTCGACGCTCGGTCCGGCGATGACCTTCGGGTATCTCGCCGCCGACCACCTGGCTGCTCGCGCAGCCGACGCCGGCGGGCAGCCCGCCCGGCCATCCACGACTGAACTTGACGGAGTCCGATCATGA
- a CDS encoding flavin reductase family protein — translation MSDLTTHPLRTDMLLAMRRLARSVTVISSAHDGRRYSMSATAVDSLSTDPPSLLICINRNASLYPPLDAGAGFCVNVLSAAHEGIAIDCSGRLKGEARFTTGDWHTSALGVPYLRDAQASLVCEQDGRFEYGTHTVFIGRIREVLMSGDVDPLVYLDGAYTTPGAPVARAAA, via the coding sequence ATGAGCGATCTCACCACCCATCCGCTGCGCACCGACATGCTGCTCGCGATGCGCCGCCTCGCGCGCTCCGTCACGGTCATCAGCAGTGCGCACGACGGCCGGCGCTACTCGATGTCCGCGACGGCGGTCGATTCGCTGTCGACCGATCCGCCTTCGCTGCTGATCTGCATCAACCGCAACGCGTCGCTGTATCCGCCGCTCGACGCGGGCGCCGGCTTCTGCGTGAACGTGTTGTCGGCGGCCCACGAAGGCATCGCGATCGACTGCAGCGGCCGCCTGAAGGGCGAGGCGCGCTTCACGACGGGCGACTGGCATACGTCGGCGCTCGGCGTGCCGTATCTGCGCGACGCGCAGGCGAGCCTCGTGTGCGAACAGGATGGCCGCTTCGAATACGGCACGCATACGGTGTTCATCGGGCGTATCCGCGAAGTGCTGATGAGCGGCGACGTCGATCCGCTCGTCTATCTCGACGGTGCCTACACGACGCCCGGTGCGCCGGTGGCCCGTGCGGCTGCGTGA
- a CDS encoding ferredoxin--NADP reductase: MSDSRFHRLTVAEVIAESDDACSFVFDVPAALRDAFAYRPGQFLTLNVPCADATVARCYSLSSAPGIDAAPKITVKRVRDGRASNWLCDRVKAGDALDVLPPAGVFTPRTLDGDLLLFAGGSGITPVLSILKSALVHGRGMLTLIYANRDERSVIFRAELQQLAQRHPGRVRVIHWLDSVQGIPQQRHLEELARPFSQQETFICGPALFMENALAAMLGLGLPRARVHVERFASLPDAPAQAPAASDTTASSVAAAASASGDGAAIETVLDGDAFAFDSAPGETLLDAMLRAGVPAPNSCRMGQCGACMCRIERGEVALDSNHVLDEDEIAAGWTLACCARPASDALRVVFPD, encoded by the coding sequence ATGAGCGATTCGCGCTTCCATCGGCTGACCGTTGCCGAAGTGATTGCCGAAAGCGACGACGCGTGCTCGTTCGTGTTCGACGTGCCGGCCGCGTTGCGCGACGCCTTCGCGTACCGGCCCGGTCAGTTCCTGACGCTGAACGTGCCGTGCGCGGACGCGACCGTCGCGCGCTGCTACTCGCTGTCGAGCGCGCCCGGCATCGACGCCGCGCCGAAGATCACCGTCAAGCGTGTACGCGACGGCCGTGCGTCGAACTGGCTGTGCGACCGCGTGAAGGCGGGCGACGCGCTCGACGTGTTGCCGCCGGCAGGCGTGTTCACGCCGCGCACGCTCGACGGCGACCTGCTGCTGTTCGCGGGCGGCAGCGGCATCACGCCGGTGCTGTCGATCCTGAAATCGGCCCTCGTGCACGGGCGCGGGATGCTGACGCTGATCTATGCGAACCGCGACGAACGCTCGGTGATTTTCCGCGCCGAACTGCAGCAGCTTGCGCAGCGCCATCCGGGCCGCGTGCGCGTGATCCACTGGCTCGACAGCGTGCAGGGCATCCCGCAACAGCGCCATCTCGAGGAACTCGCGCGGCCGTTCAGCCAGCAGGAGACGTTCATCTGCGGGCCCGCGCTGTTCATGGAGAACGCGCTGGCCGCGATGCTCGGCCTCGGGCTGCCGCGGGCGCGGGTACATGTCGAGCGGTTCGCATCGCTGCCCGATGCACCGGCACAGGCACCGGCGGCGTCGGATACGACGGCATCAAGCGTCGCAGCGGCGGCTTCGGCATCCGGCGACGGCGCGGCGATCGAGACGGTGCTCGACGGCGACGCGTTCGCGTTCGACAGTGCTCCCGGCGAAACGCTGCTCGACGCGATGCTGCGCGCGGGCGTGCCGGCGCCGAATTCCTGCCGGATGGGGCAATGCGGCGCGTGCATGTGCCGGATCGAGCGCGGCGAGGTCGCGCTCGACAGCAACCACGTGCTCGATGAAGACGAGATCGCGGCCGGCTGGACGCTCGCCTGTTGTGCGCGGCCCGCGAGCGATGCGCTGCGCGTGGTGTTTCCCGACTGA
- a CDS encoding FadD3 family acyl-CoA ligase, with protein sequence MTMDNEILTTPALIARAAARHGAHPAIESEHGRLTYAELDAARLDAARALLASGIAAGDRIAVWAPNLPQWIVAALAIHTVGAILVPVNTRMKGMEVGGILHDGGARLLFCCGTFLGESYPAMLAPHRPATLERVVVFDGEPPSGAYDETWSAFLARGAEVPLVAVREREAQVTPDTVMDLMFTSGTTGRPKGVMTAHGQNLRAAQAWAAIAGVRPDDRYLIVNPFFHTFGYKAGWLAALSSGATVLPHLVFQPADVLRRVADDRVSVLPGPPTLYYALLDAPDRATRDLSSLRIAVTGAAAIAPSLIERMRAELGFETVLTGYGLTESCGFATLCRQGDDAETVAYTSGRPMPDVELRIAGPGGEPLGPDETGEIWVRGYNVMRGYFNQPDATRETVDADGWLHTGDLGCVDANGNLKITDRIKDMFIVGGFNCYPAEIERLLAAHPAIAQVALVGVPDTRLGEVGHAYVVLRPGAQADADELNDWARRNMANYKVPRHFTFVEQLPTSAAGKVLKYRLRAGTEAAA encoded by the coding sequence ATGACGATGGACAACGAAATCCTGACCACGCCCGCGCTGATCGCGCGGGCAGCCGCGCGCCACGGCGCGCATCCGGCGATCGAGTCGGAGCATGGCCGGCTGACCTACGCGGAACTCGACGCGGCCCGCCTCGATGCGGCCCGCGCGCTGCTCGCGAGTGGCATCGCGGCCGGCGACCGCATCGCGGTGTGGGCGCCGAACCTGCCGCAATGGATCGTCGCGGCGCTGGCGATCCACACCGTCGGCGCGATCCTCGTGCCGGTCAATACGCGGATGAAGGGGATGGAGGTGGGCGGCATCCTGCACGACGGCGGCGCGCGGCTGCTGTTCTGCTGCGGCACCTTCCTCGGCGAATCCTATCCGGCGATGCTCGCGCCGCACCGGCCCGCGACGCTCGAGCGCGTCGTCGTGTTCGACGGTGAGCCGCCTTCAGGCGCGTACGACGAAACCTGGAGCGCGTTCCTCGCGCGCGGCGCCGAGGTACCGCTGGTCGCGGTGCGCGAACGCGAGGCACAGGTGACGCCCGACACCGTGATGGACCTGATGTTCACGTCCGGCACGACGGGCCGCCCGAAGGGCGTGATGACCGCGCACGGCCAGAACCTGCGCGCTGCGCAGGCATGGGCGGCAATCGCAGGCGTGCGGCCCGACGACCGCTACCTGATCGTCAATCCGTTTTTCCACACGTTCGGCTACAAGGCCGGCTGGCTCGCCGCGCTGTCGAGCGGCGCGACCGTGCTGCCGCATCTCGTGTTCCAGCCGGCCGACGTGCTGCGCCGCGTCGCCGACGATCGCGTCTCGGTGCTGCCCGGCCCGCCGACGCTGTACTACGCGCTGCTCGACGCGCCCGATCGCGCGACGCGCGACCTGTCGTCGCTGCGGATCGCGGTGACGGGCGCGGCGGCGATCGCGCCGAGCCTGATCGAGCGGATGCGCGCGGAGCTCGGCTTCGAGACGGTGCTGACCGGCTACGGGCTGACCGAATCGTGCGGCTTCGCGACGCTGTGCCGGCAAGGCGACGATGCGGAGACGGTCGCCTATACGTCGGGCCGGCCGATGCCGGATGTCGAGCTGCGCATCGCGGGGCCGGGCGGTGAACCACTCGGGCCGGACGAGACCGGCGAGATCTGGGTGCGCGGCTACAACGTGATGCGCGGCTACTTCAACCAGCCGGACGCGACGCGCGAGACCGTCGACGCCGATGGCTGGCTGCATACGGGCGATCTCGGCTGCGTCGATGCGAACGGCAACCTGAAGATCACCGATCGCATCAAGGACATGTTCATCGTCGGCGGCTTCAACTGCTATCCGGCCGAGATCGAACGGCTGCTTGCAGCGCATCCTGCGATTGCGCAGGTGGCGCTGGTCGGCGTGCCCGATACGCGGCTCGGGGAGGTCGGGCACGCGTATGTCGTGCTGCGGCCGGGCGCGCAAGCGGACGCCGACGAACTGAACGACTGGGCGCGCCGCAACATGGCGAACTACAAGGTGCCGCGGCATTTCACGTTCGTCGAACAACTGCCGACGAGCGCGGCCGGCAAGGTGCTGAAGTACCGCCTGCGGGCGGGGACCGAGGCGGCGGCCTGA
- a CDS encoding SDR family NAD(P)-dependent oxidoreductase — MNDNGFPQGAVLVFGGSGGIGQGVALEFARAGVPVAVGYRSKADVAERVARDIRGEGVAATTHCVDVTDPAQVDAALAAAVGAHGRVHTVVWAAGPFVNQRHIGDMTHDDWRRAIEVETVGFFVAAKAALPHFRASGGGSFVTLGSAGHLRWPDRDGLSVAPKAANEALVKGLAREEGRYDIRANSILVGVIEAGMFPVLLEQGQFDQAWIDETQKMLALKRWGKAHDVGRAAVFLASDRANYITGQQLNVSGGYGL; from the coding sequence ATGAACGACAACGGATTTCCGCAGGGCGCGGTGCTGGTGTTCGGCGGCAGCGGCGGGATCGGGCAGGGCGTCGCGCTCGAGTTTGCGCGGGCCGGCGTGCCGGTCGCGGTGGGCTACCGCAGCAAGGCCGACGTGGCTGAACGCGTCGCACGCGACATTCGCGGCGAAGGCGTCGCGGCCACCACGCACTGCGTGGACGTGACCGATCCCGCCCAGGTCGACGCCGCGCTCGCGGCCGCGGTCGGCGCGCATGGCCGCGTGCATACGGTCGTCTGGGCGGCCGGGCCGTTCGTGAACCAGCGTCATATCGGCGACATGACGCACGACGACTGGCGCCGCGCGATCGAGGTCGAGACGGTCGGCTTCTTCGTGGCGGCGAAGGCGGCGTTGCCGCACTTCCGCGCGTCGGGCGGCGGATCGTTCGTGACGCTCGGGTCGGCCGGGCACCTGCGCTGGCCCGACCGCGACGGGCTGTCGGTCGCGCCGAAGGCGGCGAACGAGGCGCTGGTCAAGGGGCTGGCACGCGAGGAGGGGCGTTACGACATTCGCGCGAATTCGATCCTGGTCGGCGTGATCGAGGCCGGAATGTTTCCGGTGCTGCTCGAACAGGGGCAGTTCGACCAGGCGTGGATCGACGAGACGCAGAAGATGCTTGCGCTCAAGCGCTGGGGAAAGGCGCACGACGTCGGGCGGGCGGCGGTGTTCCTGGCGTCGGACCGGGCCAATTACATCACCGGGCAGCAGTTGAATGTGTCGGGCGGGTACGGGTTGTAG
- a CDS encoding GntR family transcriptional regulator, with protein sequence MNSDFGNAPLYTKVEAALALEISTSDLPPGSQLPPEERLIERFGVSRTTVRKAIENLVARGLVEIRRGKGTFVAEPKITQELTELTGFVEDMHALGRTPTARLVDRQVVEAGADVARQLALPPGTAVMRIRRVRLADGVAVSFDETYLPRELGEKIVAHDLEAEPIFSLLEERYDVPLVDAEYRLEAVAAPPEVAQALAIAPGSPVFLIERTSHTHAHQPVDFEKLYYRGDLIRFVTRLSRRAGERS encoded by the coding sequence ATGAACTCCGACTTCGGCAACGCGCCGCTCTATACGAAGGTCGAGGCCGCTCTGGCCCTCGAAATCTCGACGTCCGACCTGCCGCCGGGCAGCCAGCTTCCTCCCGAGGAGCGCCTGATCGAGCGGTTCGGAGTCAGCCGGACGACCGTGCGCAAGGCGATCGAAAACCTCGTCGCGCGCGGCCTCGTCGAAATCCGGCGCGGGAAAGGCACGTTCGTCGCCGAACCGAAGATCACGCAGGAACTGACCGAGCTGACCGGCTTCGTCGAGGACATGCACGCGCTCGGGCGTACGCCGACGGCGCGGCTCGTCGATCGTCAGGTCGTCGAAGCCGGCGCCGACGTCGCGCGGCAGCTCGCGCTGCCGCCGGGCACCGCGGTCATGCGCATTCGCCGCGTGCGCCTGGCCGACGGCGTCGCGGTCTCCTTCGACGAAACCTACCTGCCGCGCGAGCTCGGCGAGAAGATCGTCGCGCACGATCTGGAGGCCGAGCCGATTTTCTCGTTGCTCGAGGAGCGCTACGACGTGCCGCTCGTCGACGCCGAGTACCGGCTCGAAGCCGTCGCGGCGCCGCCCGAGGTTGCGCAGGCGCTCGCGATCGCGCCCGGCAGCCCGGTCTTCCTGATCGAACGGACGTCGCATACGCACGCGCACCAGCCCGTGGATTTCGAAAAGCTCTATTACCGCGGCGACCTCATCCGCTTCGTCACGCGCCTGAGCCGGCGCGCGGGCGAGCGTTCGTAA